The Acropora palmata chromosome 3, jaAcrPala1.3, whole genome shotgun sequence nucleotide sequence gaccgaatctactttgaatgagactccagCGGGAgagccataaccaatcacaagacactaattgacgtcactgcgttactGAACCAGAACTGCATTTCTTtcccaaaagaaaagttgtactaaaaatagatcagtctgtaaaaatgtcgtgacataggcttagtatgggagttgcaagctccttctcatcggctcctgctgACGTAGAATGGCAACAATCGCCAGCGAAAAGCTAAAATAGCCTCCGAGATCACATGACAGATCCCGAACTTCTCTATGGTGCCGTCAGAATATTAATTTCTAACTAATTCGCTTGCCGGGTCTCTCAATCgtcagaaattacattttgctGTGAGACCTCAGTTTGTCAAAGTATCGATAAAACAGAGATGGCTCGGATAGCTGCAACGATTTTCCACTAGCGGTTTGTGTGTTTTACATTCATAATCGGCAGCTCCAAAGCTGTGGCGCGTAAGGTAGTCTCACCAAAATGGGGACGATGAAAATAGCCTGGTTTCAAATTTTAGAAATCCTTAAATAACAATGGGCGAAACCAGTttttttctgagcctgcaagaatGAGTACCTGCAAACCTGTTTTAACCAAAACCGCTTGTCAGCAACCTGGTTGAGGTCATGGATGTTTAAGGTCTTCCTCAAATTTTGGCGCTTGCGAGTAACAGGTGGCTCGATTCAGTCTTTTTTCTATATCAGTAGCAGTAACCCACCCTCAACGTTGTCCTCTTCAACATTCATCTTCCAAAAAGTGACAAATGTtgttattatcaatattattttatctaTTTATCTTTTGCTCGACCTAGTTTTATATAAGGTTTGTATTTTTTCAGATATTCAGTGAAGTTTCACATTGTTTTCTTCCATGAAGAACCTCAAAGGCAGCCCAGGACCAGCTGGCTTGCGAAGACTGTCCCATCATTCATCTGGAGCagtcaaagaaacaaaaaaaatggcggcaaGTTTGCAAAACACGAACCCTATGGTCTTCAAGGCGAAACAAGAGCGAATTATTCTTCCCGCAGAAGAGGATGATAGTGTAGTTGATAAAATAGATGAACGGGAAGTATTCGATATCcttttcagtgtttttgtcTTTAAGATTATTCAGTTACTCAGCTGTTTTGAGAATATAATGACATGTCTGAACGTGCTCCTACCTGTCCTACCAATGTAAGCAAAAACGTTAACCCCAGAACTCAATCAAGCGAGTTTTATCCGTCACAGAGTTAAGGTTATGTAATTTCTCTCTTAACGAAATGTCTTCATATCCGGAAACGTGGTATCGATCCGCACATTGAGTTTGTTTTATCCTTTGGCAGTTGTGCAATGtctattataattattatatcatGTGCGTCACGAAATTGCGTCGAGCGTATGTTTTACAGGCATTTGCTACCTCCACATTGATAGTAATGCCAAGTCTAAAAAAAGGCTTTCCAAAACCTACTTTATTGGACATATGTGCTTATTACTTTGACAGTGATAGTGATGCCAAGTTTTTGCCTACAAATCtaaacaacagcaaacaacATTCAATATTTCCTTGACTGGAATACATCTCATTCGCTCCATCAATGACCCTGAACACCCTCTTACACTGGAACAGTTAAATGTGGTTGAGCAGTCATTGGTTGAGGTTGACGATGATAAAGGTTACGTCAAAGTACAATTCACACCTACGATACCACACTGCAGTATGGCAACCCTCATTGGTCTGGCAATACGAGTTCAGCTTCTAAGGTCACTTCCCGACAGATTTAAGGTATTGTCAGAGTAGTGTGGCATGGTAATGTAATGTATACTTTAGAGACCTTTCCCCACTGGAGCTTTTCGGagccaacaaaacaaaatactgaaATGAACCTGACAGGTTAAGAATTCCAACCGGCAGAAGGCAGgccagttggctatgtacaagcACAGCCAAGGAGTTGAGCCaaggactacctggaacaaatccagctataGTGGTCAaagcgggacttgaactcaggatctccagatttcaagtccagtGCCCTGACCCTTTGGCCCTGCTGTACTGAAATaatattgtattatttcatttgtaatacaattgtattattttattttattgtattatttATATAGAAATGGTGAACATTATAGACACTTTATTTAGAGAGGGTAGCACTTAATAGTTGTCAGTGACTAATATACTTGTGGCCCATTAGAATAATTCTGTAGCTCTTGCAGACCTCTGTTTTTTAACAGGTCCTTACGACGTGCcacttttattgttattagggGTATTGTTTGTTGAGCCATCTATTATTTCTTTCTCTAATCACGGGTTGTGTTTGGAGGGGTTTGAGGCAGTGGTTTCATTAAAACCCGGCAACAAGTGGTGTACAGCTGTCTATATTATCAGAAATATGCTTCTCACTGTCATCTACTGTGCCTTGATTTTCACTCAAAGCCTCATAAACGAGAGAGGCGAGTGCTCTTTTCTTTGACTAAACTAGGCAGcttcttcaaaatgtcttGTAACCTCTGGCAGGGTGTCTTGAATATTCAAGTTAACTCGGGTAAAAATATTACTGTCTGCTTATaataagtatttcttactcaatttatcttcattttcatttttgaaggtTGATGTAAATGTTACTCCTGGATCTCATGCCTCGGAAGATGCAGGTACTAATGAATCTTATGAGCTTTTGAAACGGGAAGTGTGTAAAAaactatttattattatttattattaaaacaatcTAACCAACTGCAACTCAAACCTCCAGAGAACGCTGACCCTTGAAATTCTCTTTATGGTTAGAGtaccaaaataatattttccattAAATAGGTAAGTGAGGCATTAAGTCCTAATAGGTAAGCTTTGATGACACTGATCAATgggaaataagaaaatgatcatgggaaagttaaagaaaaaaaaaaagaaccaacaacaaagtTCTTTAAAGGTGACTAGGAATGAAGAACATTTAGGTCATTTCCTTATAATTATGTCTAGCCACACTCCTCTAAAAAAAGTTAGAGATTTGGAAAGAAGCCATTTatagtagtagtaataataataataataataataataataataataataataataataataataaagtctTTATTCGAGGAACTTACAAAATCCATTATAAATAAAGATACAACTATCAGTTATTAATTACAATCTATTTAAAATCAAAGAGACATCTATTTACAAAGCATTTCTTAAACCTCTCTGTGTTAACATGTGGGATCTGGTAAGGATGCGACCTATCGCGTAGAGCCCTGTTCTTAAGTGGGGGGAGAAGAACCTTCAGGGGATGAGAGGAAGCACCcataatactttttttttttacttatgaggaaacacaaagaaaattaaattatcaAACAGACATTAGCAAAATGTAACACTTGAGTTTGCATGTTTGGTTTGTCCTTGAAATGCATTCTGTATGTACAAGCAATCTGgatatttaaataaaatgataatgaGACGTGTATGTCACTTATCTATAAACCAGTCAAGTCACGTACACTTCATTATTGCTATTAAAGTTGTTGAGTTTCGTTTCAAACCAAGTATTGTCTTGGCAGGTAGATTCACTGAATGCTTCCGTTGAGCTGGAGGTGTAcacaaaagtaataataatatttcttattgttttgtttttgctttgcagTAAACAAACAGTTAGGTGATAAGGAAAGAGTTGCAGCAGCTTTGGAAAACTCTCACTTATTGGAGCTTGTAAACCAGTGCCTTGCAGTGCAACAGTGAAGCATTGTTTATAATGTGAATGTATCATCTTCCATGTTAGTAGCATCAAAATTTTTCCAGCACTTGTGCTCCTACATGAGTTTCCAGTCAGTGGTGAACCTCTGAACTTTAGATCAGAGAAGGAAAATGATTGAGGTCAAGTCAATcaattgaatgttttttttttttttttttgagaacaACTAAGTCTTTTGTTGATGACATCTGCTTTTGAAAAGTTGAACTCCATTATTTTACTGCCTGTGTTTTTGTTCAGGTAATGTCAAAATGTCAGTAACATCAATTATTAGTCTGTCTCATGACTGCACTCAAATGGGTGATCATACTGGTATTATTGTGAAGATTTGGCATAactgttactcctgggttaaAGCTTTTTTGAAATCCCAAAAACAGCTGTGAATTTCAGCAAGAGATGAAAAAGTGGGCAACTCACATAGCACCAACCCAAAGCCCAATTACCCTATTATTTGccataaaattttgacccaataaggttatacaataacaaattgattttccttaatcttgtgaaaaatccttccttaatggtaaataaataaaagtaaaaatttccactaatccagggtCAGTTCAattgggctttgaacaactgggcgcTGGAGTTGACATGCTTGGGGagtgacaaaaaataaaaaagaaaagaaaatagagTTAGCTTTGAGTTTCTCTCCTCAGCTTCAATTTGCCGTTGATGTTATGGACTCTCCCTAATGTTTGAGTTTAGCTTTGATCCATCTTCACACTTTTTAAACAAAGTGTGTTTTTCTCCagacttaaagaaaaaacatatccAATGATGCCTGGAGAAATAACCGTTTTCTTGCTGAAGAACTCATCACATAATTCCACTTATCCTTAAATTTACCTGTACTGAAGAGAATGTTCATGACAAAATAATCTTTGAGAGTGCCATTATATATTCAAGTCAATAGGTACGGGTAGGTCCTTTGCTTATGCCAGAGGAAGTCTTAGCACAGTACCAGTTCTCATGCTTGTTGCTGCAGACGTTTTTCTCTCTGGTATCCCATCAGATGCTCCTCCACCTGGTGACTCATAAGTACTGGCAACAGTGAATGTCGGTTCAGCATCAACAGCAAAGTGCGCTGTCTCCATCTTTTTATCTGCTAACAGATGTTGATCAACTTGCTTCTTCCTAAATATGACAAGAGGAAAGAACTGAGTTTGTCAAATGTTTAGCCAAATGCAACTCTAGCTTCTCAAGCACTTGGCAAGTGCATCTACAGTATAGCCTGACAGATGCGTGGTACTCATGACCATAaactaattgttttataacactgacattattttatcaaattttagtttctccaaaccagcgggcccgaaaagtaattcttaaaactaCGATCCACTTGCGTGAAAACctgctcttttaatatgtttcagataaaagaaaaaaacaaaataactgcaaagtttcaaagcacGAAACGTGttcctattaatattattgaagatacaaagagatttttgtcacccgaaaagtttcgggactttcgagaaacggcccctGGTACGATGCTGGTTTTCCAATTGCACATGCGCTCTTAAAGAACCACTCATCTCAAAGCTAAGTTCAGAGCCATTGTTCAAGTCATGTTGTGTTCGATACGGTACGTGCTCGTGCATACCAACAAGATGACaacatttacgcatgcgcaattggCAAGCAAACGAAAAGAGCTGAAaagcacgaaaatttggtgttaatcaaacgagttgataaaggtccaATTAATATTACCAtcgtaaataaaatttagaaagctgacgttttcagcgttagcccttcgcaaGAGCTACATTTGCCGTCTAAAATTAGGGATAgcaaaacctttttctttttaaattttgcgaTTCGCATACATTGGCTGTTTTCACACTAGAGACGGATAATCCGTCTAAGACGGGTTATCCGTCGGGTTATGCATCTTTATAGACGGATTTTGAGGACGGAACATCCGTTAAAGACGGATGATTCGTCTTTAATTTACATCAGAACGGATAAAGTCATCTTATTTTACCAAGGCGAGTAGACGAATTATCCGTCTCtagtttgaaaatagccattGTTTCACATTCTTCGTTGGATGTTTTGGATGTTTCGGTCGCTTGATGACGTTATCATGCAGTGTTTCTCGATTCTTCATCACTTGGTGACCGTCTCCACAAAAGAGCTGGCGGCGGACCGATGGCATCTCCGATATACTtgcaaactgaaaattcatCTGGCATACTGTGACGTCATCGAAGGAAGGAATTCACACGCACAAAAAATGCGGTCTTTTTCTTTACTCAAAGCCTGTGTTGTATAAGGTAGGGcggcaaaatatttttttccgaaGGTGTATATATTTATCTAACTAATGCCAAATGTTTAATGCCAGCAGGTGCCTCAATAGACAGTGTTggttaattgacaaaaatctGAACTGTAGATTTTTCGCATTGACTGAAATAAGCCATTAGCACTTCAACTTCAACAAAGTGccttttaaagaaaacaaaaaggaataatTGAAAGGACAAAGCACAACAACAGCGGTTGATAACTGAAAATTACTGAAGGAAAATGTAAAACTGAAATAGCCACTAAAAGTAATTGACAGCGTGCAATTTGCATTGAAAGTTCAACCCGCAATGTTGAACTTAATACATGGAAATGACGATGAACGCACAGAGCGGAAATTTAAGCGCAGTGGAGCTTAATGAATAACATAAAAGGAAACAGATACACTTAGAGGTGAAGAATTTGAACGAATACAACGCTTCGTAGCAAGAACTGATGAACTGAAGACCACCtacaaaaggaaacaaaattgaacagcATCTAGTTAACAAAAGACAAGTCATACTTATTACGACAAACCCAGCAAGAATTCTGCGCTGCGAATCAAAAGGTATTGTCTCCAGTTAGACCAAAGCTTAGTTACCAAGAAAtctgttgattttttttttgttacaagCAATTTCCAAACGGACAAGACTTCCGAGCGACGAAAAATTCAGCGTACACAAGGTTTCATGTGAAAACAAACACTAGATGATTTCCGCGATTTGGACCGCCGACTTACGTGAATTATATTCGGTATCGATTCGTGTGCTTCGTCACTGCTCACAATCAAAGCTTTTTATCGGGAAAACCGAGCATTAAAGACCGACAGTGCTTGTCTGTCTTCTGtatgcaataaaaacaatttgtatGCAATTTTAAAACGAAACGAAATACTTTTGGAACGAAAaacccagctaaaactggaaAGCTATAAACTAAACGAGAAGAGTCTTGGATGCGAATAAACTAGGTCATAACGTTACGGTTTAGCATCTCACTAGGCCTCGGGCGGATTGGATAAGCTAATTTTTCACTTGCAGCTATTTTTATAATCCCAAACAACAACGACGCTTCTTCCTTGCGAATTTTACAAAAaggcggaaaaaaaaaatgaaaatccaTGAATACTTTTTGAGAAATATAACACTTTCCTGTTTCTTTTATCATATTTCCTCATGCCTCTATTTTGACAGGTAGAGTTTCAAGGTCAAATAAGATCGCAACATAATCGATCTCCAAACCTTCGTACGAACTATTTCCATATGCCGTCAGCCTTTCTTACACTTCTTTCATTGTCCAGCTATCGTCTTAAGAGTAGAGCAGTCATATCATCGTTGACATCGAATCcaagttttaaaatttcactAGCCAACGTGCTAGAAGCCAAACAGATATATTGGTTCATTTGTTTATCTTTATCCACAGAAACGAGGAGTGTTTCCAGAGTGACCTTTTCATTTCAGGAAGTAAAGTCAGAAAAACAGCTAGATTGCAAAGACTTCATGAAGGAAAACAGAATTGCGCTTCCGATGGAGACAGTACATCATAGGTGAGTGAGAATTAAGCCAAAATAAAACATAAGCACACACATTGTCACCATCGACTTCTGTGCAATGTTTTGGGAGAGCACTAAATTACATCGAGAACAATTACTGAGATCAGTGACTACAACTGGATAAATTGTGGCGACCAGTGATTTCATTCAATGAAAACTTGGGTTTGCGTTTTCTCGTTCACGTGGGCTcataaaacttgttttcagtCGATGTGACTGAGTACTCTCCCCGGGAGGGGGGATACCGCCATATAagggctatataggtatgtggcgctgtgaagggtatggttttcaagaaGTTtgctctagcatagggtatcagagcgtttgggtctagaatagcgaatcgtttttcacgaaactggcCAGATGGTTGAAGATCTTATTTCGACtaaaggaaaccaggaattgcaactcaaaactacaaaaaaatcgAATAGGCGGAAAAGTATAAATTCACGCAGTAAGTGAGAGTGCTTTCCAAAGTTTTGCCTCCtttttcttcctcgcatcATCTATTGTTGACAAAGCACGCAGCAAATGGGCTGGTCagagcgccgttgaagtaaatatagagaatgaaagattacctgttttgtgttcacgttgtcgctAAAACCTAAAATTCAGAAATTGCAGGTTGTCGTTTAGccgactacgtcaaagaattgtatcAAAGTGCGCGCCGCACGtccagcacgattatttttcctcaatcaaccaatcagatcattgtatTCTGGCGTCGTCTTTGCCATTTGCCGTGGTCCTTGCTTAAGTTCTCTAATAATCGAACGGGACGGATGAATGAGACGACATTTTACAAACACCGGAGAACACGTATTTTACGAGGCGAAAGTGCAGCACGTGCCCGTCATGcaaatagggagtttaagatcaacgacgcgactgcagcgacgacgccacaaaatttgcatacttaattgacaaaaacaaaagttttgcacgcccttcacgtgctttttttaattccgtgcatttctttcaagttctcggcaaatctgcgacgtgaaataaccatttctcaagttttacagagaacgtgaacactcaggcgcaaatttgaatattcttttctagcgttgacaccgcacctctaaattcagttcctgggtagttccgctagctttcaaaagttaaacaaactgataTAATGGCGAagtagattgaaaaacttgaacttgcaattttgagcgacgttttcgccaCTGTCGCGTCacagatcttaaactcccaaATAAGGCCCCGTTtttatggagaaaagttgtcccgggcaagagggtcaccctcctagccgagtcaactttaccgagcgtttatatgagaaaaaaattgacccctctgcccgagccaagagctaactttccaataacaacagagctcgcgcatgctctgatcgtctctccttgaccgagttgacccggctaggcgagccaaagtgtttatatggagaaaagttggcccggctaggagggttaccctaccatcgcaaaagggtaacccggctaggcgggtaacccttctagccgagccaactttttgtttctcatgtaaacggttcgccaagttttgtaaggaaatgtatgaaaagttggctcgcccagggtagctcgggtaggcgggtaacccttccacccgggacaacttttttccatataaacggggcctaagtCACCACGTGCCCAGTGTGTAAATTAGCCAGCTCGTGCAGCACGTGTGCAATATGCAAGTTAGCCACTAGTATTGCCTGAGAGAGAAATTGTCTGGGACTCATTTCTTTGTCAACGACAACAGTATGGAGCTTAAACAAAGACGGTGACGACGGCGACAGCAATATCAAAAATATTCAACCAAGGTTAAACCGAGGTTTTGCTCGCTTTACACGTACGTTGGTCGATTTTGTACATTTAGCTGCCTTTCTTGTCCTATCCACAACGTGGAATGACCGAACAGAGCCAATGGCTGACCAACGGCTAACGCTCGAAGCGCAAGCACCGGTCACCATAGCAACCAGGAATTCA carries:
- the LOC141875898 gene encoding cytosolic iron-sulfur assembly component 2B-like; protein product: MKNLKGSPGPAGLRRLSHHSSGAVKETKKMAASLQNTNPMVFKAKQERIILPAEEDDSVVDKIDEREVFDLIRSINDPEHPLTLEQLNVVEQSLVEVDDDKGYVKVQFTPTIPHCSMATLIGLAIRVQLLRSLPDRFKVDVNVTPGSHASEDAVNKQLGDKERVAAALENSHLLELVNQCLAVQQ